A single window of Vigna unguiculata cultivar IT97K-499-35 chromosome 1, ASM411807v1, whole genome shotgun sequence DNA harbors:
- the LOC114163969 gene encoding spermidine hydroxycinnamoyl transferase-like — protein sequence MVTIQSSDLVVPSEITPNSISSLSLCDQIKLPNHGSQLYIYTNTSITDDSSFASAIHTLSTSLSKTLTVFHPVAGRLSRIHGGRFQLLCNAKGVLLVAATCNTELSFQDLCEFAPTYAVPKINYDVPIEDVPLLAAQLTRFPSGFTTLGIAMCRAFLDGTALSNFVSSWAKIARGESIDSGLIPLFDRTKLDSFKLNKPPRFEHPEFLPPPLWAKRDEVMQHELGTAVMVITKGQVQKLKNRASDFGIGHGKVPVRGFTSFEVISGHLWRCMCKVRYSGDVSQPTRLNTLVNCRKRLRPSIPTAYFGNATFPTVTETCSFDEIMQKPLGYAVRKVRDSIERMRDEYVRSALDYIARVEDMDLLRDTFYNSAGKGREDPNVNVVGWANFSYFETDFGWGKPVILLPGNINSNGKAFLLDTANGDGFVVAVCLRKSYVDVLKKLFFEDIEKHASKL from the coding sequence ATGGTTACCATCCAAAGTTCCGATCTTGTAGTGCCCTCCGAGATTACGCCAAATTCAATCTCTTCACTCTCCCTCTGCGATCAAATCAAGCTTCCCAACCACGGATCTCAGCTCTATATCTACACCAACACAAGCATCACCGATGATTCATCCTTCGCTTCTGCGATTCACACTCTCTCAACCTCTCTCAGCAAAACCCTCACCGTCTTCCACCCTGTCGCCGGTCGCTTGAGCCGGATCCACGGTGGCCGCTTCCAGCTTCTCTGCAACGCCAAAGGGGTACTCCTCGTAGCAGCCACGTGCAACACTGAACTCAGTTTCCAAGATCTGTGTGAGTTCGCTCCCACCTACGCTGTCCCCAAGATCAACTACGATGTCCCGATTGAGGATGTTCCTTTGCTGGCGGCGCAGCTCACCAGGTTCCCCAGCGGTTTCACCACACTTGGAATTGCCATGTGTCGCGCTTTCCTCGATGGAACTGCACTTTCGAACTTCGTTAGCTCCTGGGCCAAAATCGCCAGAGGAGAGAGTATAGATTCCGGTTTGATTCCTTTGTTTGATCGAACCAAACTAGATTCGTTCAAACTGAATAAACCGCCGCGGTTTGAACATCCCGAGTTTCTGCCACCGCCCCTTTGGGCAAAACGCGATGAGGTGATGCAGCACGAACTGGGTACGGCCGTGATGGTAATCACAAAAGGGCAAGTTCAGAAACTGAAGAATAGAGCGAGTGACTTTGGAATTGGGCATGGTAAGGTTCCCGTACGAGGTTTTACCAGCTTTGAGGTCATAAGTGGTCACTTGTGGAGGTGTATGTGCAAGGTTCGTTATTCAGGTGATGTGTCTCAACCAACGAGGTTGAACACTTTGGTTAACTGTAGAAAACGTTTGAGGCCATCAATTCCCACTGCTTATTTTGGCAATGCGACATTTCCTACTGTGACAGAAACTTGTTCCTTTGATGAGATTATGCAGAAACCTCTTGGCTATGCTGTGAGGAAAGTGAGGGACTCGATTGAGAGAATGCGTGATGAGTATGTTAGGTCTGCTCTTGATTACATAGCACGTGTGGAGGACATGGATTTGTTGAGAGACACGTTTTACAACTCTGCTGGAAAAGGTAGAGAAGACCCTAATGTGAATGTGGTTGGTTGGGCTAATTTTTCGTATTTTGAGACTGATTTTGGGTGGGGAAAACCTGTTATTTTGCTTCCTGGAAACATTAATTCTAATGGCAAGGCTTTCCTTTTGGACACCGCAAATGGCGATGGCTTCGTTGTAGCTGTTTGTTTGCGGAAATCGTATGTAGACGTGTTGAAGAAGTTGTTCTTTGAGGATATAGAGAAGCATGCTTCTAAATTGTGA